Below is a window of Salinigranum rubrum DNA.
GAGACCTCGCGAAGTTCATCGCGACCTCGGCGGCGATACAGTCCCGCTACGGCCACTTTTCGACCTACCGACAACTATTCGAGAGCCGCGAAGACAAACAGGACCAGGCGCTCCGCCCCGACGTCGACCTCGCGGACCCCTTCGGCTCCTTCTGTGGCGGCCTCGTCCTCTCGGGCGACGGCGTCGAGGGCTTCGCCGACGACCTCGGCGACGCGCTCTCTCGGCCCGCCGAACGCGTCGAGGGAGCCCCGGAGTTCGCGGTCGACATCCCCGTCCGAACGGGAACGACGCCCGAACAGACGGCCGAGGCGGTCGAACGGATGCTCGACGCGAAGGCTATCGACTCGACCGACGAGGCCGTGGCGATACTGCACGGGCTCGCTCGCTCGGTGTTCGGCGTCTGCGAGGCGCTGTCGACGCTCGGCACCGAGGAGTGGCGGCGACGCGTCCACCTCGACGAGGTCCGAGTCGCACTCTCGGCGCTCGACCAGGGCCGGCTCCTCGCGAAGGGCGCGACGCCGACCCAACGGGCCGGCCTCGCGGCCCTCCTTGCGGCCGACGAGCCGGTTTCACAGGCCGAACTCGGTCGTCGCGGGAACTTCTCGTCGGAGTCATGGCGAAACAACCGCGACGTCCTGGTCGCCGCCGGACTCGTTCGGCAGACGGACGACGGCCGGTGGCGGGCGTGCCTCCCGTTCGCGTCGGAACGCGAGCTCGCTATCGAGGTCGAGCGCGGCACCGCTCCCGAGGACGTCGTCAACGACCAGGACGCCGACGACCAGGAGGCGAGCGTCGACGCGACGTGGCAGGGGCTCCCGTGGTTCGTTCGCGATTACTCGACGAGAGCCGGCGACCTCGGTCGCGACCGCCGCCGGCCGACGGACGTGCTGTTCGAGATCGTCCTCGACGTCGGGGCGGACACCCCCCAAAACGCTCCCGAGACCGAGTTTATGGAGGCGTTCTACGGCCCCGAACCCCCGGGTCAAGACGTCGTTACCGCCTTCCTCAACGCCGATGAGTCGGGGCTCGCCGGGATATGGCCGCTTATCGAAGCTGGCTGTGCGCTTCGCGACGACCCCGAGCCGGCCGTCGCGAGGATGGGTGACCGCCCGGCACAGCGCGCGATCTCCGACGGAGGGTTCAGCGAGTGACCTACCACGACAGGTGTGCAATCGGGGTTCGAGTCCTCGACGTGGCGTGCGGTATGCTACCTAAAAACACAACCGGAGACACCCAAATCTCGGACGGGGGTGAACAGTGAACAGAACCACCTCGAGGGAGCGCCCGAACAATCAAGTGTCGGTCTTCCCGTACCCTGGCGGCAAAGGTCGCGAGGCCGACTGGATTCTCTCGCGTATGCCGGACCACCGCTGTTACGTCGAGGTGTTCGGCGGGAGTGGCGCGCTTCTCTACAACAAACCCGAGTCGACTGTCGAGGTCTACAACGACATCAACGACGACCTCGTTCAGTTCTTCCGCACGCTTCGCGAGCGACGCGAGGAACTCGTCGAGTGGCTTCGTGCTGTCCCGTACGCACGGACGCTGTACGAGGAGTGGGTCACGGACTACTTCGAGGGCTACCGTCCCGAGGACGACATCGAGCGCGCCGGCCGCTTCTTCGCGCTGAGATACATGCAGTTCGCGGGCGACATCTCGATGGTCAACGGGTTTAAGACACGCGCGAAGCGGTCCCCCGCTCGGACCTTCGACAACGCTCGCGAACGACTCGACGAGCTGGCCGAGCGGTTCCGGCAGGTCATCATCGAGCACCAGGACTACGCCGACATCCTCTCGAGATACGACGACACTGACACCGACGTCGTCCTCTACTGTGACCCGCCGTATGTCGGCGGAGAGGGGTACTACCCCGGCGAGTTCTCTCACTCGGAGTTCGCCGACGCGCTCCTCGATGTAGAGTCGGACTGGATGGTATCGTACGCTGAACTACCGGAGGCGCTCGTCGCCCGACTTATCGGCGCGACCCGAGAGGACGGACGAGAGTTCTTCGTCGAATACCGCTCGAGACGACACCGGATGTGTCGCGGAGCGAGTGAGGCGAGAGAACACCTCGTCTGTAACTTCGACCCGACGTCGACGAGCGGCTTCGTCGATCGCGAGCACAGTCAGACGAAACTTGCCGACATCGACCGGGAGCCGGAATCATGAGCAAAGACCATTACGACGGCGCAGGTGACGGTCAGTGTCTCGCCATCAAAGCGAGCGACGGTGAGCGATGCACCAACGGGGTCTACGGAACTAACGAGTTCTGCGGGCACCACAAGCGAGCCTCTGACGTGACGACTGCTATCGAAATGAGTAGCCGCGAGTGGGTTCGGTGTGTCGAGTGCGGCTGGCAGAAAGCCGAGTGGGACGGGCCGGACCCTCCGTGTTGTTCCTGGTGCGGTGTTCGGGTCAGCCGTCCCGATTACGAAATCCGAGCAGGAGGAGAAACAGCATGACGACCGAGAAAAGTAACAACGAGGACCGGGGACCGGGCCGCTGAACCGGCGCTCACGCCCTCCGACTTTTCTATCTGAGCGACCCATCGCGGCAGTGTTCGTTACTCGTCACTTCGAGACAGCACATTACCGATAGTCTCCCCCTGTTCTGCGACGTCGACATGTCGATACGCGGCCTTCGTCGTCTCGACCGATTCGTGTCTGAGTGTCTCCTGTGCGAGCTCGGCAGAATGGTGCTGGTACAGCTCACTCCCGAGGCCACGCCGTGCCCCATGCAACCGGAGCGGCTCGTCGTCCTCGACGCCGGCCTCGCGACCGAGACGCTCGACGAGCGACCGGCCACCGTCGACCGTCATCGTGGGCGGGATCGGCCCGGCCTTCGCGAGCGTCGGTCGGTGCAGCGTCGGGATGACGGGGAACTCGGGCTCGGGGTCTTGTACCGAGTACCAGCGCTCGAGCGCCGGTCGTGCCTGCGGCGGGACCGCGACGTCTTCCCACTCACCGCCCTTGCCACGGACGCGCATCGTCCACTCCTCACGGTCGACACGAGACCATAGTAATCCGTCCCGCCCCTCGCGGTCGTCGTGCCGCGACCGGAGGACCTCGACGCCACGCACGCCGGTCCAGGCGACCAGGGCGACGAGCGCCCGATCTCGAACGGGCTTCGTGTGGTCGACGTCGTCCG
It encodes the following:
- a CDS encoding DNA adenine methylase, whose amino-acid sequence is MSVFPYPGGKGREADWILSRMPDHRCYVEVFGGSGALLYNKPESTVEVYNDINDDLVQFFRTLRERREELVEWLRAVPYARTLYEEWVTDYFEGYRPEDDIERAGRFFALRYMQFAGDISMVNGFKTRAKRSPARTFDNARERLDELAERFRQVIIEHQDYADILSRYDDTDTDVVLYCDPPYVGGEGYYPGEFSHSEFADALLDVESDWMVSYAELPEALVARLIGATREDGREFFVEYRSRRHRMCRGASEAREHLVCNFDPTSTSGFVDREHSQTKLADIDREPES
- a CDS encoding tyrosine-type recombinase/integrase, producing the protein MKDTQPPGFEARDQALADALGRYVESLESGASQRTAEHVIGWWLDWAATRGYDDLDVLDDERDGVQVMRRTAQELRSKVNGPDERLSSPSSARTYWNILAAALSFLVDEQLLSHYPARANAARSPLPSDPGNPDAQQFWTPEQRDGLMAYVNERAREAIDSDDVDHTKPVRDRALVALVAWTGVRGVEVLRSRHDDREGRDGLLWSRVDREEWTMRVRGKGGEWEDVAVPPQARPALERWYSVQDPEPEFPVIPTLHRPTLAKAGPIPPTMTVDGGRSLVERLGREAGVEDDEPLRLHGARRGLGSELYQHHSAELAQETLRHESVETTKAAYRHVDVAEQGETIGNVLSRSDE